The window AGTTTGCAAGGTATCGTGTTACATTTCACCCATTTGTATACTAAAGTATTTAGCTTAATACTCGAACCtttacacacaaaaaatatCTCACACATAGACACGCGAATAACTCACTCAGTTGCGCATTTGAGACATGAAAGATGGCTATAGTGGACCTGACTTCGTTCATTATCGTCTGTCAATATTTCAGTTGTCAGATTTCCATAATCAGAAAAATCTGATTAAAGCTTCGTGTTTCATATATAAGTTTCTAGGGAGTTttggatgatagacaacacTTGATGGTGTCTTGAAACCACTTGTCTTCGTCCACAAGGAAAATCTTGCCATCTACCGTCTTTTTTGGAGCTTCACCTTTATTTACATATGGTTCCACAAACTACGGCCACCTAAAGCTCTCTTGACCATCTTAGACCACAAAAAGTAGTTTACCTCCTTAAGGGTGATTGGAACAACCATTTGCCTTGAGTTTTCCATGGTTAGATCCAGAAAATAGATAATGAAATAGGTTGAACGcggaggagatgaagagaataGGAGAttattgctctgataccatgttagaatATGAGATTAACTTAATGAAGAATGATGAAAACACTGAAGAACAATGAGGATGGTTGAGAGAATATGGAGAAGAGAGACTGGTAAACttaattctcttaatttttgcaATTGTGGATACAATAGTTAAAAAGCAGGTATGAATTTCGAGGCTAGGCAAAACGATTAGCCTTACAAAAGAAGCAAATATGAAAGTAAATTTCTGCTTTATTGGATACTATTCACTTGCTAGTTTCTTGACTTTAACAACATGAAACCATGAACGTTGGTCGGAGGGATGCAATACATACATTTTCATGAATAACTTTTTGTacataacaaattttgtgtgtTATTTTGGTGTCTTTAATCTAGAATTGCAGAGAACTATACAAACAAAGCAAAATGATTCGACTTTGCCCATTAATTAGGCATTAAGTATAATACATCATTGGTTTTCCACTTTTGTTGTTCAAACAAGCCAGCGTGGTAATAATTAATAACGATATCAAATATTAGAGAACGTTGTAAACTTTTGACAAGTAATTGTTGGCCAGAGtatatagaaacaagaagaagaaagcctACACATGTATAATTTTCCTacgttacatggaaacggaagcggaaACGCGGAAGCGGAATCGTATGGAAGCGTAGAAacgatttttttcaaaaaactagGAAGCGGATCCGTATTGGaagcgtatatatatatatatatacatatcataTAAACCcacataaaacatttattttttccttttttatttttatttacgatTCCAACTATCAAACTTAAACGCTTCCAAATAGGATTCATCGTTTCCATCACGCTTCCATATCTGTTTTTTTTGGAAACACGATTCCGGCACGCTTCCGAGCGATTCCGCACGCTTCCGACTCCGTTTCCGCTTCGGAACCAGGAACCAGTACGTGAGACACGCTTCCATGCAACGTAGGTCTTATATAAGGAGATACCAACATGTGGTATAACTTAATGTGTTGTGAGCTTTAGATTTGAGTGAGTGCTAAAGCAATAAGAATTGAGGTCTTATTATATCTGTGTGATCAATCTCGACGTGATACGAGTTCGTGTGATTAAGGTTTGATACAATAGCTTGTGATTCGTATGATCTTTACAAGGTGAGAAGCTATTATTGATGAATGTGTGTATacatgtagtttttccatttcaGAAATGTAATTTAACTCTTGAACTCTCATATGATTAACAGGAGGATGTCAAATTACTGAAAAGAATGAAGGCTCAAGCCTACCGGCTCTCAATAGCATGGTCTAGGGTCTTACCAAGTAAGTGCATATGATAAgaacataattttattaatgttagtattgatattattgctattatattattattatatttttttaactaatgtGATGATTGTGTATATGCTTACCTTTAGAGGGAAGATTGATAGGAGGGATTGACGAAAACGGGATCAAATACTATAATAACCTCATCAATGAGTTAAAAGCAAATGGTAAAAATGTTATACAAATTTGTATTCTTCACAATACATATATGAGCAAATTCTAATTGTCTTATGAATAAATGTGTGAATTAATAAAGGCATAGAACCGTACGTAACAATCTTTCACTGGGATGTTCCCCAAACTCTAGAAGATGAGTATGGAGGTTTCTTGAGCCGGcgtatcactacaagaaaacacgccGAATTCCGACGGAGATTCCGACGGACGACACAGCCGTCGGACAATTTGGACGGAATTCTGACCGATTTCCgacgaaaacaaaaaatctgaagtcgtcggaattccgtcggctaattccgacgaatttccgagaaAACAAgggtcgtcggaatattccgacgacttttCGACGATATTCCGATAAACAATATAACCGTTGTAGTCGTCGaaaagtcgtcggaatattccgtcAAATTTCCGACGATATGCCGATGAAAAGATATAACCGTTACGgtcgtcggtattccgtcggtattttccgacgaatttccgacgaacCAAGTGACCGTTGCCGACAAATAAATATGACCGTTTTATAGCCGTTCGAGACTGGAAAATACTGACGGAATTCCGACGGAATGCTTTATATctgtcggtattccgtcggaaagtCGTCGGATGTCCGTAAGCAATTTCCTATAAATGCAACCCCTCCTCATTCATCTCATTCACACctcattctctcttctttctctttagtcATAACAATTCCGTGAAAATCATGTCTTCAGGAGCTTATTATCGTTCGTGGATGGAtaaacctcatttggatcccaaCACTaatttgcttacggaagaatacgttCAAGGAATTGGAGAATTCATGAGGCTTGTTCAACAGCAACCGGATGCAAAAagtggtatgttaagatgtccctgCTCTACTTGCAATAATAATaaggttataaaagaatttgatgtttggactcatttgtATATGAAAGGGTTTTCACGTAATTATAAAGTTTGGTACCTTCATGGGGAAACTGGTTATGaatatggtagtactagcgaacctcagcctgtTAGTGAACTTCAGCCTGATATTAGGTTAGAAGAACCTAGAACGGATATAGAttatggtgtaggtactgagcagatggtacatGATCATTATAGAGGGGAAGAACCAAATCCCGAATCTAGGAGATTTTTTGATATGTTAGATGCAGGAAAACAACCTTTGTATCAAAATtgtagagatggtcattcagtcTTATCATCTGCAACTAGATTAATGGGTATTAAGACAgactataatttggctgaagaatgCATGGATGCGATTACTGATTTTGTCAAAGGTATTCTACCTGAGGATAACCTTGCACCGggttcatactacgaggttcagaaacttgtAGCCGGTCTTCAACTACCGTACGAAGTGATAGATGTATGTattgacaactgcatgatctactggaGAGCGGATGAGACACGAAAtgtatgcaaattttgtgggaaaccTCGTTATCAGGAGACGAGGGGAAGAGTTCCGATCCCGTTCAAaagaatgtggtatttgcctttgacggaaagattGAAGAGGTTGTATCAGTGTGAGCGCACAGCAAaagcaatgagatggcatgcagaGCATTCCACAAATGGTGAGattagacatccttcagatgcgaAGGCTTGGAAACATTTCCAGTCAACATATCCAGAATTTGCggaagagagaagaaatgtttatcttggattatctactgatggtttcagcccgtttggaaagcatggaagacagtattctctatggccagttaTCGTGACCCCGTACAACTTACCGCCGAGCTTGTgcatgcgacgagagtttttgtttctctcaatTCTCGTCCCCGGTCCAGATCATCCTAAAAGATCACTAGATGTGTTTCTTCAACCActgatatatgagttgcaacaactatgggcgcATGGTTTTgagacatacgatgtttcgtgcaaagaaaactttcagatgcgggcagtacttatgtggacaataagtgactttccagcatatggtatgttatctggatggacaacacatgggaggctatcatgtccatattgtcaagatgacaccgatgctttccaactaaagaacggaaggaaaacgtgttggtttgactgtcacagacgATTTCTTCCACCTGATCATCCATACCGCAGGAGTAAGACttcgtttacgaagaacaagcagGTGTTTGATGGTCCACCTGAGGAAGTTAGTGGGGAAAATTTGTTGAAGCAGTTTAGGGATTTTgatgcagaaaggacgccagatgTAGGTGGACATGAAAACATTCGAGTCAGTGCGGTTGGAGagctacataactggcacaaaaagagTATTTTCTGGGATCTGCCATATTGGAAGACTCATCTATTgcggcataatttagatgtcatgcatattgagaagaacttctTCGACAATCTGATGAACACAGTCCTTAACATCCAAGGTAAAAcgaaggataatttgaagtcaaggttggatttagtcgatatctGTGATCGTTCTGAACTTCACGTTGATGAGAACGGTACGGCCCCTTTTCCCATTTATCGGCTGGATGGTGCTAGAAAAGAagagttctttgattggattacaGATAAAGTGAAATTTCCTGACGGATATGCATCAAATTTGGGGAACTGCGTTGATAGAAGCGAAGGAAAGTTTAGTGGcttgaagagtcatgattgtcatgtaatTATGCAGCGCCTCCTCCCGTTTGCTTTTTCAGCATTATTGCCAcgtaatgttcatgaagcaattgcagggataagtgttTTCTTCCGCGACTTATGCAGCAGAGTAGTGACTGAAGAGGGTATTAATAATTTGAAGACAAACGCACCAGTCAGCatgtgcaaccttgagaagatatttcctccatcATTCTTTGATGTAATGGAACATCTTGCTATTCATCTCgcaagagaattggaacttggtggtcctgtgcagtacaGATGGATGTATATTTTTGAGCGTTATATGCATCATCTGAAGAAGATGGTCAAAAATCAAAGCAGGGTGGAAGGATCTATAGTGGCACAGGTGATcaatgaaaattattttgtgttCGATGATTGGATACGCGAATTTGTGCAGGGACCAAACTATGTGGTCAaatcatatccaaaattttgtacgcgaggatatgcattcacaaggAAAGGTCATTCTAAGACAACATATGATGCTggtgtttcatcttcttccgGTGACGATGTCTACTACGGCAACATAAAAGAAATATTGGAAATCCAATTTCCTGGAATGGTTGGATTGCGTTGTGTAGTATTCTATTGTGATTGGTATGACACCACCCCAGATAGAGGAGTGAAGATTGATGcgtttggtgttacatcagttcATTCGCGGCGGAAACTTCAATACTATGATCCCTTCATTCTTGGTTCGCAAGCTGATCAGGTATGTCAAtctattcataatttttttccaatacaattaattaatgctatatattttactaatatttgtataattgatATGTATAGGTATGTTACATCAGTTACCCTCGGGTGACgtacagagatgatccatgggtcaCTGTAACGCAAATCAACCCAAGAGGACGAGTGGATGGAacttctgatgatgatgaaccaTTGCAACCAGAGTCTACCAGCAACGCCCAGGCAGTTGAAGATTTGGCAAATGTTGAACTCGTTGAGGATTTGACTGAGTTTGGACTTGATGCTGTTGTACATTCGGAACCAGAAGCTGAGGTTGGGGAGTTTGATGAAGATTCAGAAGATtcggattagtttttttttttttttttttccatttggtCCGTCGGAAATCCATCGCAAAATACCGACGAGATAGCGACGATAACGAGTTTCATGAAAGTCTGGAgatgtcctcggtaattcgtcgcaATATACCGACGACATTACGACGAACTCTGTTAGTTCGTCGGGATGTCGTCGGTATATtgcgacgaattaccgaggacatgtgtttttaaaacatttccaacataaaaatctataaatttatatgccaaaactatgaaaataatacataataagTGTTTAGTATAGTATTAGATCGCAACCGTTCAAATATaacaattcataaaaatatttatgtatgcatatcacatgttttcataacatctcatcttaacactcatatacttatacaatcacattcatctaatcttacactacaaaaaatgttgttgtATAAATTCGTGTTATCAAAACATTTCTACTGTTAAATCTTTAtgaaaatactatatatattatcaaagatTTGGATTTTGCTTTTAGAAACTTGTAACCAACCCTTAAACACTAAGtcgtcagtattccgtcggaatgagtcgtcagtattccgtcggaatatacTGACGAACTTAATTCCGTTGGAATTGTAATTTACCCGGGAAAACCAAACCGCGTGAAATTTTCGCGGACCGCcaattgatatatatttaatgataccgacggaatactgacgaACCCGTGTCCGTCGGaattgttaaatataattactcatcttcttccttcttcgttATTTCCGCCTCCGGCTCTCTCTCAATTCTCTCCGCGATTTCTCTCCCTTTCACGGCGATTCCGGCCGTTCTCGAGCCCCCATCACCGGCGGCCCCCATTCCGGCCCCCAATCATCTTCTCACCCTCATATCTCTTCCCCAAACCCCAAATCATGTAAGAATCATCCCAACCTTGTTTTATCCcaattttttagggttttggaagttagatctcggattttaggttgtttgattgaaaattttaggattgaatggatagtttaggatatataagttaggattgttgtttggattgttgtttaagtttttttttggaattattttgtgtttttgttaaaattcaaaacgttttcctgtttttaaaacgttttttgatttttaaaaacgtttttcaagtttccaataataaactatgtataataaaacgtttttaaaaaattttaaaaatatttaacaacatttttctataattataaaaatttataattttgtatacatatatatatatatataaatcatgtataataaaaaattttaaaattttaataattttttacaaatttccagtaataaactatgtataataaaacgttttttaaaaattttaaaaatatttaacaacatttttctataattataaaaatttataattttgtatacatatatatatatataaatcatgtataattTCGTGAGAATGTCATTTCTCGGTATTCGTCAGAAAGTCGTCGGAAGTTctgacgaaattccgacgaattctttttttttccgacGAAATGATACCGACGAACGCCTTCGTCAGAAATGCGTCGGAATAGGCCTTTTCCGACGAACTTCCGACGATTTTGGCCATCAGAATCtctctgttttcttgtagtgtatagTGTAAGtgcattaaataaattatatattacacCTGTTTTTCTTTGTGTTAGGTTATGTTATTTATGTACATCACATCAGATCTATATTTTATCGAATATGTATGATACATGGACAGGGAGGACTACAAAAACTATGCCGAGCTTCTATTCCAGAGGTTTGGAGACAGAGTCAAATTTTGGATCACTTTAAACCAACCTTACTCTCTTGCAAGCAAAGGTTATGGAGATGGATCGTATCCGCCTGGTCGGTGCACTGGCTGTGAATTTGGAGGAGATTCTGGAACCGAACCTTATATAGTTGGACATAACCAACTTCTAGCTCATGCAAAAGTTGTAGAATTATACAGAAAAAGATATCAGGTTCATATACTTACCAAATATGTCATAAATTTTTGCttccaaaattatttttatgtggTATATGTATCTTATAATCCAAAAATATCAATGCATGCAGAAATTACAAGGTGGTAAGATAGGAACGACCTTGATCGGGAGATGGTTCACCCCATTAAACGAAAATAGCATTCGCGACACGGCTGCTGCAAAGCGAGCATTTGATTTCTTCGTCGGAtggtatatttatatatatacatcaatTATTTGACTCTCACATCTCATGAATATACACGagcaaacatatatatttatataaaaagattTGGTTATAAATCcttgaaatttgaaaaatatacttGCAGTATTtaattc is drawn from Brassica rapa cultivar Chiifu-401-42 chromosome A05, CAAS_Brap_v3.01, whole genome shotgun sequence and contains these coding sequences:
- the LOC117133895 gene encoding uncharacterized protein LOC117133895 — translated: MSSGAYYRSWMDKPHLDPNTNLLTEEYVQGIGEFMRLVQQQPDAKSGMLRCPCSTCNNNKVIKEFDVWTHLYMKGFSRNYKVWYLHGETGYEYGSTSEPQPVSELQPDIRLEEPRTDIDYGVGTEQMVHDHYRGEEPNPESRRFFDMLDAGKQPLYQNCRDGHSVLSSATRLMGIKTDYNLAEECMDAITDFVKGILPEDNLAPGSYYEVQKLVAGLQLPYEVIDVCIDNCMIYWRADETRNVCKFCGKPRYQETRGRVPIPFKRMWYLPLTERLKRLYQCERTAKAMRWHAEHSTNGEIRHPSDAKAWKHFQSTYPEFAEERRNVYLGLSTDGFSPFGKHGRQYSLWPVIVTPYNLPPSLCMRREFLFLSILVPGPDHPKRSLDVFLQPLIYELQQLWAHGFETYDVSCKENFQMRAVLMWTISDFPAYGMLSGWTTHGRLSCPYCQDDTDAFQLKNGRKTCWFDCHRRFLPPDHPYRRSKTSFTKNKQVFDGPPEEVSGENLLKQFRDFDAERTPDVGGHENIRVSAVGELHNWHKKSIFWDLPYWKTHLLRHNLDVMHIEKNFFDNLMNTVLNIQGKTKDNLKSRLDLVDICDRSELHVDENGTAPFPIYRLDGARKEEFFDWITDKVKFPDGYASNLGNCVDRSEGKFSGLKSHDCHVIMQRLLPFAFSALLPRNVHEAIAGISVFFRDLCSRVVTEEGINNLKTNAPVSMCNLEKIFPPSFFDVMEHLAIHLARELELGGPVQYRWMYIFERYMHHLKKMVKNQSRVEGSIVAQVINENYFVFDDWIREFVQGPNYVVKSYPKFCTRGYAFTRKGHSKTTYDAGVSSSSGDDVYYGNIKEILEIQFPGMVGLRCVVFYCDWYDTTPDRGVKIDAFGVTSVHSRRKLQYYDPFILGSQADQVCYISYPRVTYRDDPWVTVTQINPRGRVDGTSDDDEPLQPESTSNAQAVEDLANVELVEDLTEFGLDAVVHSEPEAEVGEFDEDSEDSD